The following is a genomic window from Butyricimonas faecihominis.
TGGAACGGGAGCTGGAATGGGTACGTATGGCTCCTAAGGCTCGTCAGGCAAAGAGTAAGGCCCGTTTGAAGGCTTATGACCGGATGATGGATGAGGACGTGAAGGAGAAAGAAGAAAAGCTTGAAATATTTATTCCGAACGGTCCTCGTTTGGGAAACAAGGTGATCGAGGCCGAGCATGTGGCGAAGGCTTTCGGGGATAAGGTGTTGTTCGATGATCTTGAATTTAAGTTACCTCCGGCTGGAATTGTCGGGGTGATCGGCCCTAACGGTGCGGGAAAGACTACTTTGTTCCGTTTAATTATGGGCGTGGAGCAACCGGATAAGGGGACATTTGAAGTTGGGCCGACCGTGAAGATTGCGTATATAGATCAACAGCATAAAGCAATAGACCCGGAGAAGACGGTTTATCAGGTGATTTCCGGGGGAAGTGATTTGATAAACTTGGGGGGACGGGAAGTGAATGCCCGGGCTTATGTTTCCAAATTTAATTTCTCCGGGACGGATCAGGAAAAGAAATGCGGGGTGTTGTCCGGAGGGGAGCGTAATCGTCTGCATTTGGCATTGGCATTGAAAGAGGATGCTAACGTGTTGTTGCTGGACGAGCCGACCAATGATATTGACGTGAACACGTTGCGGGCGTTGGAAGAGGGATTGGAAAACTTTGCGGGGTGTGCCGTGGTTGTGTCACATGACCGTTGGTTCTTGGATCGTATTGCCACTCATATTCTAGCTTTCGAGGGTGATTCCAAAGTGGTATATTTCGAGGGAAGTTATTCCGAATACGAGGAAAATAAGAGAAAACGTTTGGGAGATGTTACCCCGAAACGTATACGTTATAAAAAATTAATCGGTTAAGATTATAAAGACGTGCCTAAGAAAAAAGAAAAAAAGATTGTAGATACCGGTTTCGTGCCGGGCATCTACAATTATTGCGACAGATGGTGTGAACGTTGTCCATTGCAGCTTCGTTGTATGAGTTACATGATGGGGAAGAAATTGAAGGAACGGACGAAAGTGAACTTGGGAGAGGAGATGCCGGATGATGACGAGTCGGCGTTAGCCCGTCTGAAAAATATTTTTGATTCTACTTTTGACGTGTTGCGAGAGTTGGCGGAGGAAAGAGGTATGGGGATAGAGGATATTTATTCCTCGGAGAAGGTGGATCGGGGATTCTGGGGGGAGGATTACGAGGATTTGGAAGATGAGGATGAAGAGGCGGTCAGGCAGATAGAACAGGAAGATCTTGTGAAATGTGACCGGATTTATAAGACTCTGGCCGAGAAGTGTCAAGAGAGTATTTATCAATGGTTTGACGAGGCCAAGATAAAAGAAGGTGATGCTCCCAGAACGAAAGAGGTCGGGGATGCGTTGTTGGAGGTAAATTGGTATCTGGATTTGATTCACTCCAAGATTAGGAGGGCGTTGTACGGGTATTATATCTATTCGGATAAGATTAATGCCACGCAGGAAGAGGATGATTATAATGGATCGGCGAAGGTAGCCTTGTTGGCTGTCGAGATTTCTCAAAATGCGTGGATGGTTTTGAGGGAGCGTTTGTCAAGTTTTGAACCGAATATATCTCACTTGATCGTGGTTTTGGAACAATTGGGATTGGAGATCGACCACTTTTTTCCGAAGGCTCGTTATTTCAAGAGACCCGGATTTGATTGTTAATATAAAAATGTGATAGAGGGTTGGCGATAGGCTTTGAATACCGTTTTTCTTGTAAAATCTTCTGTATAAGGGAAGAATTTGAAAAACGGTATACTTGAGGGAAAAGTGGTAATCTGGTTGTGAGATGATGCGTTTTTCTAATCGTTGAGTAGGAAAAATATCTATATTGTTGTTCGTGTGATTATGAAAAAAAATATATATTTGTGATCAAATAAACGAACGATTCTTAATATTATAAATCCAATAATTCTTCTTTCTTCATCATTCTTACTTAGTCATTCATACACATGCTTTTGTGACTAGGTGAACTTCTGTGGCTTTTTGTTTTTACCTTTCTTTTTGGACTATCAAAAATCGTTGGTTTAATGATAGCGTGTAAACTATAAAAAGAAAGGTATATATGTCTGTGTACAAATTATTTATAATCGTGTTGTGTTGCGTGAGTGTTTGGGGATGCGCTTCGAGTAAAAAAGTCGTCTATTTGCAGGATGTAAAGGTAGATGGCCGGATTAAGGCGGCATGTGAGTATCGGACCGTGATTCATGTGGACGATTTATTGTCAATTATCGTGTCGTGTGATGACATTGAGGCTGCCTTGCCGTTTAATACTCCGATGATTGGTTTGGGGAAAGAGGTCACGTCGGGTAATCAACAAGGGGCATCTGGTTATCTGGTAGATAAAGAGGGGTATGTTGATTTTCCTGTATTGGGTAAATTGCAGGTGGACGGTATCTCTCGTAATGAATTGGCAGACCTGTTGAAGGAGAAGTTGTCCGGTTATTTGAAGAACCCGATTGTGACGATTCAATTCCTGAATTTTAAGGTGACGGTTTTGGGAGAGGTGCGCAATCCCGGAAGTTACAAGGTAAATAGCGAGCGTATTTCGATTCTTGATGCCTTGGGAATGGCGGGTGATTTACAGATTAATGCCAAGAGAAAGAATGTTCTGGTGATGAGAGAAGACGGGAACGAGAAAGTCTTTTCTCGTGTCGATCTAACTTCGAGTGAGTTGTTACATTCCCCGTTTTTCTATTTGCAGCAAAATGACGTGGTGTATGTTGAACCGAGTCGTGGACGTATCGTGGGAGGTAACGCAGGAACTTTCCTGCCTTATATATTATCAAGTGTATCCACTTTCGTGGCCGTGTTGGCTTTAATAATAAGATGATAGCCGGAAGAGCTGGTTGCAACTATTTATGAATCTATAAAGTAACAATTTTATGAACGAGAATGTCAGTAGAGAAATACAGTCTGATCAGGAAGATGTCATTGACTTGGGTAAGTTGTTTTATAAGATTCTAGTCCGGTGGCGTTGGTTTATCATCTCGGTGCCGCTGTGTCTGGCGGCGGCACTATTTTATTGTTTAATCAGTACGCCGGTGTATGATATTCACGGGAAGGTGATGATTAGTGACACGAAAAAGGGTGAGTTGGGAACGAACGTGATGATGAAGGAGTTGGGGTTGTTCCGGGCGGGGGATGTGTACGTGGAGAATGAAATGGTGGAATTGCAGTCGAAGAATTTGATGCGGGAGGTGGTTCGGGATTTGGAGTTAAATATACGTTATACTCAAGAATGTTTCTTCCGGGGACATGAGTTGTACAACGAGTCTCCCGTGAAGATACTGGTTGATCATCCGGAGTGCATAAAAGATACTTGCCTGTACGTTCTTTTACAAGCAAATGACGAGATTATCGTGACGGATCCGAAAGGGGACGTGATCCGGCAAGGACATTTTTCGGAGAGTATTCCTATGGGGGATTACTGTATCTCTGTGGAAAAGAATGAGAGATATGCGGGGAGTGAATTACAGAAAGTTCGGATCAATTTGGATTCATACGAAACTGCCACGAAGGCTTTTTATAAAAGTTTGAGCATCACGCCACTAGAAAAGAATACAAATGCCGTGCGGATTGCGCTGAAAGACCCGGTTCCGGGACGAGGTGTAGAGTTGATACACGCTTTGGTGGATCGCTATAACCAGAACGGGGTGACGGATAAACAACAGGTTTCGGCCAAGACGGTGGAGTTTATTAATGCTCGCTTGCAGGTAATAAACGGGGAATTGGGAACGATAGAGAATGATGCCGAACGTTTTAAGCGCACGAATAAGCTGACGGATCTGACTTCTGATGCGGCTTTTGCCATGGAAAGGAAAAAGTTGGCCGGAACGGAGTTACTAAAGGCTCAAACGGAGTTGGACGTGGTGCGAAGTATTCGATTGCTGACGGAAAAGAACGAGGGTGGGGAGTTCTCGTTGCTACCGGAGAATATGGGGTTGACGGACGACGGGTTGAATAACGCTCTTTCCCGTTATAACGAAATGATATTACGACGCGAGAAATTATTGTTGAGTGCCCGGGAGAATAACCCGATCGTGACGGGGTTGGATATGCAGTTGCGAGGGGTGAAGAGTAGTATCCGGGAGGCCATCGGAAACGTGGAAAAGGGATTGATTATAAAAATCAAAGGGTTGGAACGGGAAAGTCTTTCGGTGGACGAACGATTGACTTCAGTACCCACGCAGGAGAAACAATACCGGGCAATAGCCCGCCAGCAGGAGTTGAAGGAGAATTTGTTTCTTTTTCTGATGCAAAAGCGGGAAGAGGCGGAAATTGCGAAATTGGTTTATGTGCCGACAGCGAAGATTATCGAAGATCCTGATGCGGGAGAGGGGCCTGTAAGCCCGAAGAAATCGTTGATTTTGTTGTTGGGGTGTATGTTGGGCGTGTGTATACCCGTGGGGATTATTCTGGGAATGGATATGTTGGATTCGAAAGTAAGGAGTGCTGAAGATATTGAACGGGTGGTTCGTTTGCCTTTGCTGGGAACCTTCCCGGAGGTAGAAAATGGGAAAGTGAAGATTGGGGAGGAGGATTTTATGCAGTCGGAGTCAATGCACTTGATCCGGGAAAAGTTGAGTTATATTCTTAAACAGCAAAAGTCCCCGGTGATTATGGTGACTTCTACCATTCCCGGAGAAGGAAAATCTATGGTTGCAACTCATCTGGCCAACGCATATGCCAAGGCAGGAAGGCGGGTGATTGTTGTCGGGTGTGACTTGCGGAATCCCAGTCTGCATAATTTTTTGGACCGGGATCACCGGGAAGGGGTGTCGGCTTATCTGGCAGGATTGTGTGATGATCCGGAATCGTTGATCTGCCGGATCAGCGATGAGTTGTATGTAATGTTTGGAGGTGTTGTTCCACCTAATCCGGTGCAGTTGGTTGCCGGTCCCCGGATGCGGGAGTTATTGGAATATCTGAAAGACAATTATTCTTGTATTATTCTGGATACACCCCCTCTGGGAGTATTGGCAGAAGGCTTTACGTTGAGTAAGCTGGCGGACGCCTGTGTTTACGTGGTGAGGGCTAATGTGCTGAGAAAGGAATCGTTAAGACTTTTATCCGAGCTGGAAAAAGATAAGCGTTTACCGGATTTAGGGGTTGTTCTCAACGGGGTAAAGGTTGAATCGGGCGGGTACGGGTACGGTTATGTATACGGCTATCAATACGGTTATGGTTACGGGAATAAGAATCGTAAAACTTCTTGATCATGTTGTTTTTTAATAGACGTAAACGATATTTTTTCGAGTATGAAAATGATATACATGCTCATGTTTTACCCGGTTTGGATGATGGGGTGAAGACGATGGATGAGGCCGTGATGATCGTGAAACGGATGGAACAAGTGGGATTGAGACGATTGACGTGTACGCCCCACGTGGCTTACCCGGCTATGATAAATACACCGAAAGATGTGGAGAGTATGTTGTTCGTGTTGAAGTCCCGCTTGCGGGAAGAGGGGGTGCGTGTAGAGGTGGATTCCGGGGCGGAATACCGGATGGGGGAGTTTATGCTGGAGTTGTTGGAAAGGGGAGAAATCATGGCATCGAACCGGGGAGAAGTGTTGGTTGAGCATAGTTTTGTCGGGCCGTCTAATTACGTGGATGATATATTATTTGGCTTACAGGGACGGGGATTTTGTCCTGTGCTGGCGCATCCGGAACGGTATCCGTTTTACGCGAAGGATATTGTCCGGTATTGTGAGCGGTTTAAAGAAAAAGGTGGAAAGGTGCAGGTGAATATACTTTCATTTGCAGGATTCTATGGCAAAGAGGCTATGATGGGAGCCCGAAAATTGTGTGATGCCGCTTTGGCCGATTATTATGCCGGGGATATTCATAGCTTGCAGCAAGAGATGTTAATGGAAAAATATATAGGAGGAGCGTGGTAATTCTTTTTAGAATTGCTTTTTTTGAATGTTTTTTACGCTCCTCCGTTTCTTTTATTTGAATAGTTTATCCAAGCCTTTCAAGAGGTTATTTTTTAATTCTTTACCGGCTTCTTTTTCTATTTTCTTCAATGCTTTAGATAAATCGGGGGTAATCGTCGGTTTATCCAGAGTACCACCAAGTTTGACATCAACGTCCAGTGATTGAATGTTGTTGGCTCCGGGGATGGCTTTCAACACTTTGTCAATGTCTTTCCCGAAGTATTTCCGGGCAATGTTCATGGACATCGTGTAATCCATTTTGCCATCAACGGTTTGGCTGCCGGAGAAGGTGGTCGGGTTACCCGCGATATTCGTGGTAAACGGTTCCACGATAATATTTCCTTGTTCAATCTTGAAGTCTATTTTCAAGTTGGAAATGCTTAAACGGCTTAACTCGTCATTTTTCAACAGATTGGCCAGTTGGGTCATGGCCGGATTATCGTTCAGGACAAATCCCTTGGTTGAGAGGCTACCGCCACCATTGGCCGTTGTCATGATCGGGCTCATTTCTTTGTCCAGATCCGAGCTGAATTTCATGGCAGCGGATATTTTACCGTTGCAGTTCATGGCAATCGGCAGGCTCTGTTTGATGAACG
Proteins encoded in this region:
- a CDS encoding GumC family protein, whose translation is MNENVSREIQSDQEDVIDLGKLFYKILVRWRWFIISVPLCLAAALFYCLISTPVYDIHGKVMISDTKKGELGTNVMMKELGLFRAGDVYVENEMVELQSKNLMREVVRDLELNIRYTQECFFRGHELYNESPVKILVDHPECIKDTCLYVLLQANDEIIVTDPKGDVIRQGHFSESIPMGDYCISVEKNERYAGSELQKVRINLDSYETATKAFYKSLSITPLEKNTNAVRIALKDPVPGRGVELIHALVDRYNQNGVTDKQQVSAKTVEFINARLQVINGELGTIENDAERFKRTNKLTDLTSDAAFAMERKKLAGTELLKAQTELDVVRSIRLLTEKNEGGEFSLLPENMGLTDDGLNNALSRYNEMILRREKLLLSARENNPIVTGLDMQLRGVKSSIREAIGNVEKGLIIKIKGLERESLSVDERLTSVPTQEKQYRAIARQQELKENLFLFLMQKREEAEIAKLVYVPTAKIIEDPDAGEGPVSPKKSLILLLGCMLGVCIPVGIILGMDMLDSKVRSAEDIERVVRLPLLGTFPEVENGKVKIGEEDFMQSESMHLIREKLSYILKQQKSPVIMVTSTIPGEGKSMVATHLANAYAKAGRRVIVVGCDLRNPSLHNFLDRDHREGVSAYLAGLCDDPESLICRISDELYVMFGGVVPPNPVQLVAGPRMRELLEYLKDNYSCIILDTPPLGVLAEGFTLSKLADACVYVVRANVLRKESLRLLSELEKDKRLPDLGVVLNGVKVESGGYGYGYVYGYQYGYGYGNKNRKTS
- the ettA gene encoding energy-dependent translational throttle protein EttA; this encodes MTDEKKIIFSMMGVSKTIPPQRKIIKDIYLSFFYGAKIGVIGLNGSGKSTLLKIIAGLDPNYEGKVIWSKEHSIGYLPQEPQLDDSKTVKEVVQEGVQGVMDLLKEYEEVNMKFAEPMSDEEMDKLMTRQGELTELIEHHGGWEIDQKLERAMDALRCPEPDAEVKFLSGGERRRVALCRLLLQEPDILLLDEPTNHLDAESVEWLEQHLHQYPGTVICVTHDRYFLDNVAGWILELDRGEGIPWEGNYSSWLEQKAKRLEQEEKQASKRRKTLERELEWVRMAPKARQAKSKARLKAYDRMMDEDVKEKEEKLEIFIPNGPRLGNKVIEAEHVAKAFGDKVLFDDLEFKLPPAGIVGVIGPNGAGKTTLFRLIMGVEQPDKGTFEVGPTVKIAYIDQQHKAIDPEKTVYQVISGGSDLINLGGREVNARAYVSKFNFSGTDQEKKCGVLSGGERNRLHLALALKEDANVLLLDEPTNDIDVNTLRALEEGLENFAGCAVVVSHDRWFLDRIATHILAFEGDSKVVYFEGSYSEYEENKRKRLGDVTPKRIRYKKLIG
- a CDS encoding polysaccharide biosynthesis/export family protein; amino-acid sequence: MSVYKLFIIVLCCVSVWGCASSKKVVYLQDVKVDGRIKAACEYRTVIHVDDLLSIIVSCDDIEAALPFNTPMIGLGKEVTSGNQQGASGYLVDKEGYVDFPVLGKLQVDGISRNELADLLKEKLSGYLKNPIVTIQFLNFKVTVLGEVRNPGSYKVNSERISILDALGMAGDLQINAKRKNVLVMREDGNEKVFSRVDLTSSELLHSPFFYLQQNDVVYVEPSRGRIVGGNAGTFLPYILSSVSTFVAVLALIIR
- a CDS encoding tyrosine-protein phosphatase, whose product is MLFFNRRKRYFFEYENDIHAHVLPGLDDGVKTMDEAVMIVKRMEQVGLRRLTCTPHVAYPAMINTPKDVESMLFVLKSRLREEGVRVEVDSGAEYRMGEFMLELLERGEIMASNRGEVLVEHSFVGPSNYVDDILFGLQGRGFCPVLAHPERYPFYAKDIVRYCERFKEKGGKVQVNILSFAGFYGKEAMMGARKLCDAALADYYAGDIHSLQQEMLMEKYIGGAW